The Verrucomicrobiia bacterium genome contains the following window.
TAGGTATGCACATTGAAACGCGGCACGTCGTTCGTTTTGGCGGGCGCGTTATTTGTGCCCCCGGCGCCGGTTTCAGCCATCTCCACGTTCGTCACCACCGCCAGGGATTTTCCCGAAATCAAAACCTGCGGAAACACGCCTTCATAAACATTCATCGTGACCACGCCGTTGGTGATGCGCTCGCGGGCGAGAGACACGTTGACATCCGGATAACCGTGCTGTTGAAAGCGGGTGAGCACCTCCGATGCGGCCTGCACGATTTGTCCCAGGCTGACGTTCGTCCCCATGTAATTGGTCAAAATAAGCGGGGGCGCATTGGAAAAAATTTTCGCACTGTAACGGACCTCGTAATCGTGAACTTCAAAAAAAGGCCCGGCATTGAGCGCCACCGAATCCGGCTGCGGCACTGAATTAGTGGAACCAGATGCGGAATCCGCCGCCTGCGTCCGCGCGCAAAGCAACAGGCAGGCGCACGCGAAGAACACGCGCCACACCTGCGCCGTACATAAATTGGCCCTTTGCCGGGCTCCAGGAATCATCATCGTAACTCCGCCACACTGGTCGGTTTCGGAGCGCGAAGCCTGCGAGATGATTATTACGAAGAGTTGGCGGATGTGTGACAAATGGGAAACGAAACCGGATTGGCATATCTCGTATTCCCTTGTTTTTTCCTGCGCCTTCGCCGCCGAACTATTTTCACAAATGTAATCGGACCGACATCTGTCTGTAATTCGCTGCGCCTATCTATGCTCCTCCGTGCGCGAAGTCGAAAATTTTTTGAAACTCATTTCGTGATTTTAAGTTTGGCTGATCTTCGACCGGAGCGCCGTGATAAAATGAAAAAAACCGTTGCTGCAAAATTTCGGGTCGAAGATTTTTCTGAACCGCATCTGGTTCTTTGCGAAATTGTGCTGGCCTCGGGCTCCGAGTGGACCCCACAACTCCCTGGCTGGATGGTCATCCATGTCTCCTCCGGCGTGGGCTACTGGCTGCATCCGCGGATGAACCGCGAACTGCCGACGGGCGCAGTGGTCGTGCATTCCGACCAGGTGCGCGGCTCCATTCGCGCCAGCCAGGTCGGCGAACTGCGCCTTGATTTTTTCCGCGTCGAGCCTGCCAAGCTCACGGGCATGGTCACCATGTCCGACCAGCGGCTGCTGCAAAGCGCCGCCGGTGATGAAAAACTTTCCCTGCGCGTCGTGCCGCCCAACCCGGTTTTTTCCGAGACGCTCAAGAAATTAAATGCCGCCGAACTCGGCAACCGTTTTCCGGTGCGCGCCCAGTTGCTGCTCTTGTTCCTCGAAGTCTTTGGCGGCGATTTCGAACAATCGCGCCTGGAATCGCGCGCCGGTTTCGATGCCAGCGTGCGGTTGCGCCAGATGCTCAACCAAATGTCCGCTTCGGAACTCATGGAGATGAGTTTCTCTGAACTCGTCAGCAAGACCGGCTGCTCGGCGCGGCACGTCAGCCGTTTATTTACTGAGATGGTCGGCGTGTCGTTCCGCGAGAAACAGGTCGAGTTGCGCCTGGCGCGCGCGTGCGAACTGCTGGCCACCACGGATTATAAAGTCGTGGATGTCGCGCTCGAAAGCGGCTATCAGTCCACCAGTCTTTTCAATCTCATTTTCAAACAGCGTTTCAACATCAGCCCCGCAAAATGGCGCGATCGTGTGCAACGCCGCAAGCCCGCGCGCGAATCCGTTCGCCGCCTTCATGCCGCCGCGTGATTCGGTTTTGCACAAATATTTTTCAACTGGCCGTAAAATTTTTTCACCCCTTCAAAAAAACCAACGCCGCTTTTTTCCACTGACATGTCACTCATTTTTCTCCATTCGTCACAACCGTCACCGCGCGTGACCATAAAGTAACACGCGCCATCTTTACCCTCGCGCGCACGAAAGCTATGTTTCGGCAGCTTTGAGAAACGAAAACCGATTTTGTTCCCGAGTATATAGAAAGATTAGATCGTCCGGCGTTGTGTGATCGCGCCCGCGCTTCATTTATCATCATGGTCAGCCATCGTTCCATAGGCATTCGCAGTTCGGCATTAGCTTGCCAGATGTTGCTCGTGACTTGCAGCTTTTGGGGTTGGTTCCTGATCTGGCAATCTTCCTTCGTCTGGGATGTTGGAGCGCTCAAGGGCTATCTCCTTTACAACGAATTTTTATTGATCGGCATTCTGTTCAGCGGCGAACGCAAGCGCGAGGCGACCGGGCAGCATCACGAATGGGTGAGTGCCATCCGTCAGAGTTTTCGCCAGACGCTCGTCGGAATTTTTTGCGTGTTCATGGTCGTCTTTGCGCGGCAGGACGCGGCGGTTTCACGCTCCTTTTTCTTCAGCTACATTCCGTGGCTGTATCTCACCCTGATTTTTTCCAGATATTTTATCCCGCGTTATCTCGGCAAGTGGGCCTTCTCGGGCGACCGCGAAGAACGCGTGGCCCTGGCCGGCACCGGCGAACAGGCCGCCCGGCTCGCGCCGTGGCTCGAGCAAAAAAGTTTTGTCGGCCTGCGCACGATCGGCTTGATCTGCCCGCAATCTTCAACTTCGATCGCCTCGCCGTATCCGGTCCTCGGTACGATTGACCACATGAAGGAAATTCTCGCGGACAGTTCCATCACGCAGGTGATCGTGCTCGACCTTTCCCTGGGCAGCGCCTGGATCCGGCAAATGACTCATCTCTGCGAAGACGCCGCCGTCCGCCTGCTTGCAGTCAACGATCTCAACGCCTACTTCAACCACACCACCACGGTCTTTGAAGACGATGGCATCCGGTTCATCGGCCTGCGCGAGGAACCGCTGGAAAGCCCGATGAATCGTCTGTTCAAGCGCATCCTGGATTTGGCTGTGGCGCTGCCGGTGGTCGTGCTTATTCTGCCTTTCGTCACCGCGCTCGTGTGGTGTCTCCATCGGCTGCAATCGCCCGGGCCGGTTTTTTTTCGCCAGGTGCGCACCGGCATGATGGGCCGCCCTTTCGGCATGTATAAATACCGCACCATGCACGTTCACAAAGGAGATGAAAATAAACAGGCCTCCAAAAACGACCCGCGCATCTTCTCCGCGGGGGCATGGCTGCGCCGTTTCAGCGTGGATGAAATTCCCCAGTTCCTCAATGTCGTCCTCGGCGACATGAGCGTGGTGGGGCCGCGTCCGCATTTGCCGAAGCACGAGGAACTGTTCGCCAGGGTGATGAGCCGTTACTTCATCCGCAAATTCATCCGCCCGGGCCTCACCGGCTGGGCGCAGGTCAGCGGCTTTCGCGGCGAGATCCATTGCGAAGGCGACATCCAGAAACGCGTGGAGGCCGATATTTATTATTTGGAAAACTGGTCGTTCAGCCTGGATTGCCTGATCATCCTTCGAACGATCAAACACTGCATCTTTCCGCCGCGCAGCGCCTACTAGAAAGTTTACGCATTTGCCACAGAACTGTCATGCGGACGACATGAGCGCGGGGGAAGATGTTCGTCCGGTCGCGCCGCGTCGCCGCAAAGCATTGCGAGAGTATTTGCGAAGCGTCGCCGCGGTCACCGGCTGGGCAAAATAACCGGGCAGGGCAATCCGCCGGTTGAGTAGATAAGCGGCCGTTGGAAATGGTTTTGACAATACATCGTCAAAAGCCAGGGGCGGTAGCTTGTTTAAAAGAGCGTGGCTGAAAAAACTATTATTTTACCGTCCCATACTTCGAATGGGAACGGGAATGGCAACGGGTCGGGCGCAAACTACCGCCTGACACTCATGGCCCCCAAGCGGCGCTACCTCTCCTACCTTCGCGAGCGTTGGTGGGTGATTATGGTGTGCATCGCCCTGACCGTGAGCGCGCTTTTCGTTTACGAAACCGTGCGCGGCGAAAAAGTCTTGTCCTACGCGCAGCTCTACGCCAGCGCCGAAATGCAAGTGGCCGCCGTGAGTTTCTTCAATGAAGAAGCCTTGACCTATTTCGGCACGCAAATCGAACTGCTTAAAAGCGCGCACCTGCAAAACGCCGCCTACCAGCGAATCGGCTACGTCCCCAAGCCCAATCAGCCGCCGCCCGTGAAGCTCGAAATCATTCAGCCGCTCAAGACTTCCATCCTGGAATTGGAAGCCACCGGCTCCGACCCCGCGATCACGCAAAATTTCCTTCAGGCGCTGATTGACGAGTATCTCAATTATAAAAAAGAAGCGCGCGACACCATCTCGCAGGAAATCATGCAGTCGCTCACCGACCAGATTTCCAAAAAAGAAGACGATCTGAAAAGCGAGCAGGATCAGTGGGCGCATTTTCAAAAATCCAACAACATCGTCGTGTTGGATCAGGAAACTCGGAGCGCCGGCCTGTATCTCGCCGAATTAAATATGCAGTTGGCCAAACTCAAGCTCGACCGCGATCTGCTTGCGCGGGGATTGGACGTCACTCAAATGGATTCTCCAGCCGTAATGAGCGCGCCAGCCGTGACCAACGCAACCGGGAGCATTCCAGCCTACATCTCCACCAATTTTGCCGAACAACTTTCAAGCGACGCCGCGCTCAAATCCGCCAAGGTCCAGCTTGCCGTCACTCGCGGTGAACGCGATCAGACGCTTGCCGAACACGGCGAAACCGCCGCGCACCGTTTGAATGACGAGGTCGCGCGCCTCGAACGCACCGTGCAAATCCTGGAAGAACAAAATCTCGCCGAGCGCAAAGCCACGCTGGAAGATTTGAACAAACGCATCAGTGCCATGGAGACCTCCATTCCCACCTGGGAAGCCAAGGTGCTCGACATGAACGACCGCCTCTCCGAAGGCGAGCGCCTCAAAAGCAGTGTGCAACGCGAACAAGGCTATTACGATCACGTATTGTCCACACTCCAGAATGTGGACCTCGGCAAGAACGTGCAGACCGAGCGCCTCGCCGTCCTCCAACGCGCCACGTCCCCCGAACCCGTGAAACGCCACTTGATAATCTGGTTCGCGCTCGCCGTGATCGGGGGATTTTTCATGGCCCTGGGTCTGGTCTTCTGCTGGTATTTGCTCGATGACCGTTTTGTTTCCGTCCGCGATATCAAGGAGCAGTACGGCGAAATGGTGCTCGGCCTCGTCCCGCAAATTCGCGTGCCGAAATCCAGGCCGCACCAGGCCTTGCTCGAACACGGTGACCGGCGTCACACCTACGCCGAGTCCTATCGCCACTTGCGCTCGGCCATTTTATTTTCGTCCTTTGGCGAAGGCCGTCCGCAAACGCTTCTCGTCACCAGTTCCGCGCCCGGCGAAGGCAAAACGACCATCGCTCTCAACCTTGCCCGCTTGCTCGCCCGTAGCGGCCTGCGCGTCGTGCTGGTGGATGCCGATGCGCGCCGTCGCGGACTCAGTTCCCTGCTGAATGCGAAAGACCAAACCGGCATGCTCGATTTCCTGCGAGGCGATGCCGACGCCGCGCAAGTGACGCACCCGACCGATACGCCCGGATTATCCTATGTGCCCGTCGGCACGCACAACGAATTGACCGAGGGCGTTTTCCTGCGCCCCCGGCTGGCCGAGTTGCTGCGCGGGTTGCGTGAAGAACGCGACTTCGTGATTTTTGACGGCGCGCCGATTTTGGCGTCGGACGATGCCGCCGTGCTCGTGCCGCTCGTGGACGCCGTGGTGCTCGTGACCCGGCCTTTCTACACCCGCTCGCGCCTCATCCGTCAGGCACTCGATATGCTTTATCAACGCCAGGCCAAGTGCGTGAGTTTCATTCACAACCGCGCCCGTGCGGATGATCTTGCGGGTCATTATGAAATGAATGGAGTTCCAGTCCCGGCGCGAAACGGCGCCGCGTAATGACTGGCTCAAAATCAGGCACGTGTTGTCATCAAAAATAAACTGGCCGCGAGTTTCAAAGAAAAAGTTGATGAACCTGACTACCATTTGGAAGCGTCTTTTTCACTGGGCCGGACTCTTGTGTTTGCTGGCCAAACTGCCGTCGGCATCTGCGGCCGACCCGCACTATGTCTTCGCGCATTACATGGTTTGTTTCGCCACCTACGGCGCCACCGTGGCGGGTTACGAACAGGACATCAAGGATGCCCAGGCCGCGGGCGTGGATGGTTTCGTTTTGGATGTGCCTGAGTGGAACGGTCCGGATACCTATTACAACACCCGCACCGAACAAATTTTCCAGGCCGCCGAAGCGCTCGGCACTCATTTCAAATTGCTCTTCTCAGTGGAAATGACCAACACCGCGGACATCGTCGCCATGCTAGGCACGTATACCGCCCGCTCAAATTATTTCTATTTCCACAACAAAGCCGTCGTCTCCACCTACGGCCAAAACTCGGTGGACTGGGCCAACGGCGTGTTCGCGCCGCTCAGCAAACAGGGCATCAATGTTTTTTTCGTTCCCTATTTCGAGCCCGAACCGATTTCGCACGCGCAGGATTATTCCAATGCCACCAACCTGCTCACGAAATATACAAACATCCTCGACGGCCTGTATTATTTCGCCGCCGGAACCGTGAGCAACATGATCGGCATTAACGACAGTTACAATCAGGCCTGCAAGCAATACGGCAAAATATTCATGGCCGGTTATTCTCCCAGCTATTGGGGCTGCAACCAGCCGCCCACCCGCGGCTACATCGAGGACGACGGCGGCGAAGGAACCGTGTCGCAATGGACGAACATCATCCAGACGCAGCCTGACTGGGTGGAAATCACGACCTGGAATGATTGGGGAGAAAGCACCTACATTTCGCCCATCGCCGACCCAAGCGTTTATTTTCCCGATGTCGCAAGTCCGCGCCGTTATAGTCACGGCGGTTTTCTGGAACTCTCGCGGCGTTACATCGCGTGGTATAAAACCGGCCAGCCGCCGGCAAATAATGCGGACGCGCTGTTTTATTTTTATCGCACGCATTCCACCAATGCGGTCGCTTCCAGCCCAACCGAACTGCCCGTGACCAACTTCAAAGGCGACGTCGCGGACATCATTTACACCACCGTGATCCTTACTGCACCGGCCACATTGCAAATTTCTTCCGGCCCGAAAATGTTCACCAATTCACTTCCAGCGGGCATGACGCATGTTCGCGTGCCCTTCGCGCCGGGCGCGCAAAAATTTTCCGTGACGCGCAACGGCACGCAGGTTCTTTCCGCGCAGGGCCCGGACATCCTTTCAGCCATTCAGGTGTATGATTATTTTCCCGCCAGTGGTTACACCTACGGGCTGCCGGCGCCGTCGAATTTGAGGATCGTTCACTAGACTCGTCCGTCCTCAAAAACGTCTTCGGTTTTTTAATTCTTTTCGGATTCTTTCAACCTTTGTTCACCGCGCGATCAATGCGATCCCATTTCTTTTCAGTGACTCCGCAACGCATCGGTAATTTCGTCATCGCCGCCTCGCCGGAAATGCTGCGCCCTTTCTGGTTGAAATTGCGCGCTTCACCGATTGGAGTGCGCTTGGTGCGCGGCGCGTTTTGGAGCGTCGCGGGAACGATGGTATCGCGCGCGCTGGGATTGCTGGCCTCAATCGCGCTTGCTCGCATCCTTGGCCGCACCGCCTTTGGCGAACTGGGCACGATCCAAAGCACCGCGGGGTTGTTCGGGATTTTTGCCGGGCTGGGACTCGGCATCACCGCGACCAAATACGTGGCGGAACTTCGAGACACCCACGAGCAGCGTTGCGGGCGCGTGATCGGCTTCTGCCTGACCACGGCGATGGCTGGCGGCACTGCGGCGGGGCTCGGTCTTTTGATTTTCGCAAAATGGCTGGCGGCGCACACGCTCGCCGCGCCGCAGCTTGCCGGGGCTTTGCGTTGGAGCGCATTGCTGGTTTTGCTGAGCACCGTGCAGGGCGCTTACCAGGGGGCGCTGGCGGGTTTCGAGGCATTCAAAGGCACGGCCTCGATAAGCTTCTACAGTGGACTTCTAAGTGTGCCCCTTATCGTGGTGGGCGGATGGTTGGCGGGAGTTGAGGGTGCGGTTGGCGGCTTGATTTTGCAGGCGCTCGCGGCGTGCGTATTAAGTCATGCGATGCTCAGGAAAGAAATGGCGCGGGCGCGCATCCCGCTTTCGTTTGCCGTGCACATGGCTGAATGGCGGTTGCTTTGGCGATTCACCGTGCCTGCGTTTCTCTCCGGCATGGCTGCGACGCCTGCTTCGTGGTTTTCGCGCACGCTGCTGGTCAACCAGCCCGGCGGCTATCCCGAAATGGCGATGGTCAGCGCTGCCAATCAATGGATGAATTTGCTGACATTCATTCCCTACATGCTGGGCAGCGTGCTCGTGCCCGTCTTCGCCAATCTCCACGCCACAGGGAAGCAAAAGGAATTCCGCCGCCTGCTGGGATATAACCTGGTGCTGAACGCCAGTGTCACCAGTGCCCTCGCGCTGCCCATCATGCTTTGCGCGCCCATCATCTTGGGATTTTACGGGCCGGGCTTCCGCGACGGCGTGATGATTTTCTGGATCTCCATGATCGTGGCCATCATCACCGCGGTAAACAATCTCTTCTCGCGGGCCATGCAGAGCGCGGGCAAAGCGTGGATTGATTTAAGTTCAAGCGTGCTGTGGGCGATGAGTGTGGTCGCGGGCGGTTGGTTTTTGATTCGTCCGTGCAAAGGCATCGGCCTGGTCGTGACCATGGCGCTGGCGGCATTCGCGCTGGCCATCTGGCAATGGTTCCTGTTGCAGAAAGTTTTTCTGAAGATGAACGGAGCAGCGCATGGTGGTTGATTCTCAATTCCACGATTCTGTGGTCGGGGCCATCGCGCGCCATAGCCGCACGCTTGGGCAGTTTCCGCGGTTGCGAGATCGTGCGCTCTACATTTACGGACGGATTTTGCGGCGCGTGTCCTGGCCGTTGCCGGGAAGACACTCGGCGGTGCAAGTCCGCTTGCGCGATCAGCCCGATCCTTTTCATCTGCGGCTCAGTTCAACAGACTGGCTCGTGCTCGAGGAAATTTTTCAGCATGAAGAATACACCTTCGTGCGTGACGTGATCAAAGATGCCGGTCTCATCGTGGACCTCGGTGCTAACGTCGGCTACAGCCTGCGCTACTGGCAGACACTTTTTCCCAACGCGCAAATTTTGGCGATGGAACCCGAGCCCAATAATTTTTTAATGTGCGCGCGCAACGTCGGTTCTGCCGGCTTGGCAAAACAAGTTACCCTGCTGCAAGCCGCAGCCGGCGCGCGCCGCGAGCTACTCCGTCTCGTGGACGGCGGGGAAGGGGAGTGGGCGTATCGCACCGAAGGCGGCGCATCTCAACGCGGCTGCGCGGTGGATGTCCTGCCGCTTGGTGAAGTGCTCGCTCAACATGTGAAGGGCCGGAAAATTGATCTGCTCAAGTGCGATATCGAGGGAGCCGAAAAAGATCTTTTCGCCCATTGCGCTCCGTGGATTGAAATGGTCAATGCCATCGTGGTTGAACTGCATCCGCCCTATACCTTGGCCGAATTGCGCTCGGCCCTTGCGCAATCCGGCGCGCATTTCGAGGTCACCGTCCAGATCAACCGCAAGCTTTGTCCCCTGGTATTATTGCAACGGCAAAAGTCTTCCAGCGAAAGATGATTTCCATGTTCGCCGCCTCCGTCGTCATCACCACCAAAAACCGCCGGGAGGATCTCTGCAAGAGTATCGTGTCCGCGTTGCAGCAGACGTTTCCGCTCGAAATTTTGGTGATGGACGATGCCTCGACCGACGGAACCGCGGAACACGTGAAACGTCATTTTCCGCAAGTTCAAGTGCATCGTTCCGAAGTGTCGCTTGGCTACATCGTCCAGCGCAATCGCGCCGCCCGGCTGGCCAAATCCGGCATCATCATCTCCATGGACGATGACGCAATTTTTTCGAGTGAATTCGTGGTGGGCCACACCTTGCGCGAATTTGACAACCCTCGCGTGGGCGCCGTGGCGATTCCTTTCGTGGATGTCAACCGCGGGCCTTCCATCTACCAATGCGCGCCGCAGGCCGAAAAACTTTATGCCATTTACAGCTTCACCGGAACCGCCCACGCGTTGCGCCGGGATCTTTTTCTCAAGCTCGGCGGATACCGTGAAAATCTGATCCACCAGGGCGAAGAGGAAGACTACTGCCTCCGCCTGCTGGATGCGGGCTTCATCACGCGCTGCGGCCGGTCCGACCCAATCCTGCATTTTGAATCGCCGCGCCGGAGTTTCAAACGCATGGATTATTATGGCGCGCGCAATAAAATTCTTTACGCGTGGCACAATGTCCCGTGGGGGCAACTGCCCATGCATCTGGCCGGCACGACTTTCAAGAGCGCCATTTACACGTTCAAGCCTGATCGCCTGCTGACCCGCCTGTGCGGCATCGGCAACGCCTACGCTTCCATTTTTTCCGGCCAGATCCGTCGCCGGCCCGTTAATAGAAAGAGCTACCGAGCCAGTCAAAACCTCAAACGAAACGGCCCGCAGTCCTTCGACAAAATCGAAGCACTTCTTTCAAAAACCAAACGGCCACAACCCCTGATCACTTGTGAGTCCTAACTCAAACGATTACTTGCAATCGTCCCCATCCGAATCGCCATCATCCGGCAACGCCCAGCGCTGGATTGTTTCCCAGGAAGGAACGCGGCAAACCTATTCCGTGCCGTTAAGCTTTCATCGCCTCGGTCTTCTGCGAACCATGTACACCGACATCTGGTGGCCATGGGCGCGCCAGCTCCTCAAGCGCGGTCCTGCGGGCACGCGCGCTCTCGCCACAAGATTCAACCGCGAAATTCCTTCCGAGCGGGTCGTCTCTTTCAATCAATTCGCCACCGTTTGGCGGATTGGCGATCACCTGCGCCGGCGCTTTCCTGACCGTCGAAAAATGTCAGACGAGTTTTGCACTTTTGGCCGCTGGATGGCTACCTGCGTGCGTGATCATCTCAAGCATCAGGAATTGGACTCGGAGCGTGATTGTTTTTTCGGCTTCGACACGAATTGTTTGGAGACGCTGGAGTTCCTGAAACCTCGCGGCGTTTTCACATTGGTGGATCAGGTTGATCCCGGCTTGGTCGAGGAAGAGTTGGTCATCGCCGAAGCGGAGAAGTGGCCGGGCTGGGAAGGCATTCCCGGCCGTTTTTCCCAGGAGTATTGGGACCGGTTGAAAGCCGAGTGGAACCTCGCCGATCTGATTTTGGTGAATTCCACATGGTCGCGCGACGCACTCATGCGCCAGGGTGTGCCGTGTGAAAAAATGGTCACCGTTCCGCTGGCCATTGACCTCGCTGCTGATCACGCGCTGACTCCCGTCAATCCCGAAGGCAAGCTGACGGTCTTGTGGCTGGGCAGCGTCATCCTGCGCAAGGGAATCCAGTATTTGGTGGAAGCAGCGCGCAAATTGGAACCGTACGGCGTGGAGTTTATTCTGGCGGGCAAGATGGGAATTTCTCAAGACGCCATCCGCACATTTCCGCCCAACGTGAAGATCGTTGGCCGCGTTACCCGCGATCTGGTGGGTCAATTTTATCGCCAGGCTCATGTGTTCGCTCTGCCGACGATCTCCGACGGCTTTGCCATCACCCAGCTTGAGGCGATGGCTCACGGCTTGCCCGTCGTGACGACTCCCAACTGTGGCGACGTCGTCACTGACGGCGTGGACGGCCTGATCGTGCCCGCGCGCGATAGTCAGGCGCTGGCCGATGCGCTGGCGAAGTTGAACGACGATCGCCAACTGCTGCACGCCATGTCCCGCAACGCCCTCCAAACCATTCAAAAATACGACCTGCCTTCCAACGCGCGCATGATTCAGCAGTTGGTTTCACAACGCAGGTTGAGCAACGAGATGCAAACCGTCTGACCGGCCGTGCGCGTTCCGAAAATCCGTAAATTTTTCAATCATGCTTGAGGCTGCATTAATAGCGCAGGTGATTTTTTGGCTGGTCGTGCTGGGCGTCTTTCTGGCCAGCGGGCAGGCGTCATTGCTTCACCCTTCGACGGTTTACCTGGTCTTCCACGGATTGGTTTTCGTGGTCCGGCCGCTGCTGGTCCATTTTCTGGATTTCAATTCGATCTGGACCTACATCGGCTTTCAACCTGACGAAAGCGCCATGATAAAAACCCTGGCGGTCACTTCGGTTGCGTTGGCGGTTTTCGTGGGCGTAAACCTTTTTGCCGGTCGCGTGCTAAATGTCTTTCCGCCCGGCCAGCCGGATTCGCTATCGCCGCTGCAATCCAAAGCACTGGTGATCACTGGCTGCCTGCTCCTGCCCCTGATGGCGTTCTCCATCATCAGAACGGCATCCGGCCACGCCGGGGGCGAACGCGCCGCCAACGGCATCTACATCATGACCACTTCAACGGGCTACATCAATGACGCGCAGTTTATGGTCGCGCCACTTTTGTGCGCGTGGCTGTTGATGACACGTTTTCATTGGCTCAACGCTTTGCCGGTCACGATCTATGTGGGTTACCGTACCTGGTGTGGGTTGTCGCGCTTTACCATCATCACTTTCCTGCTCGCCATCGTCATGTCCTATTGCTGGTATCATCGCAAAAAATGGCCGCCGCTCACTGCCATCCTCGCGGCCATTCCCGTGCTGATGCTCTTCAATACGCTCGGCCATAACCGCGAGTATTTACAAAATTATTTCAAAGGTTATGGCGCTTCAGCCCTCCAATTGGACGCCGGCCTCTCCCGGTTTGAAAAGTTCCGCGCCCGTACCGATACCCAGGATTTTGCCAATTACGATTATCTCACCTTCATACTGGCGCTCGTCCCGGAACGCACCCACACCTACACTTACGGCGTCCAGTATCTCCAGCTTTTTACCGAGCCGATCCCGCGGATTTTATGGCGCGGCAAACCGGCCGGCGCGCCGGTGGAAACCTTTGACATCAGCGCCTACGGCAATTTCATCGGCCTTACTTTCAGCCTGCCGGGCGATGGCTGGTGCAGCGGCGGCTGGATCGGCCTGGTGATCACTATGGCAATCGTCGGCGGCGTGCTTGGAACTTTTCACCGCTGGTTCTGGAACCACATCAACAATCCCATGGCCGCGATGTTTTACATCAGCGCGATGGCCATGATCCTCCAGTGGTACCGCGATGGCGGCATCTCCATCAGCAAATTCATCATGTGGAACTGGCTGCCGCTCTTCATCTGGATGGGCGTCACGTGGCTGCTGGGCGAACGGTTCCTGCCGGGCAACACGATCATTCTCCGCCCCGGTGACAAACTGCGTTTGATCGAGCACAAATCATGACCGCAACCGAACCACCAGCGGTGAGGCCGATGGCATCCGGCGATGCCATCCCGGCCCCGCGCCGCGATTCCCCCATCGGAGTTTTCCTGCAATGCACCAATCTCGGCGGCATGGAGAGGGTGGCCTACTCGCTGTTTGACCGGTTGGCGGCGCGCGGCTTTGACTTGCGCATCGCCACTCCGCGCCCTTGGGGTTTGGGTGAACCGCTGGTGAAGCGGGTGGACGCCGGAGCGGAGGCTTTTGATTATCGCGGCAAATTCGGCTGGCGATCTTTTCGCCATTTTCACCAGCGCACGAAAGTGGTTGGTGAAAATTGTGACTGCCTTTGGGTCATCGGCACCTGCGCCAGTTGCCTGGCGGCCGCGCGGATGACCGGTCGTCCGGCGCTCCTGAGCCACCATTATGCTCACTTTGAAAATCGGGCATCATGGCTGCGT
Protein-coding sequences here:
- a CDS encoding sugar transferase, producing MVSHRSIGIRSSALACQMLLVTCSFWGWFLIWQSSFVWDVGALKGYLLYNEFLLIGILFSGERKREATGQHHEWVSAIRQSFRQTLVGIFCVFMVVFARQDAAVSRSFFFSYIPWLYLTLIFSRYFIPRYLGKWAFSGDREERVALAGTGEQAARLAPWLEQKSFVGLRTIGLICPQSSTSIASPYPVLGTIDHMKEILADSSITQVIVLDLSLGSAWIRQMTHLCEDAAVRLLAVNDLNAYFNHTTTVFEDDGIRFIGLREEPLESPMNRLFKRILDLAVALPVVVLILPFVTALVWCLHRLQSPGPVFFRQVRTGMMGRPFGMYKYRTMHVHKGDENKQASKNDPRIFSAGAWLRRFSVDEIPQFLNVVLGDMSVVGPRPHLPKHEELFARVMSRYFIRKFIRPGLTGWAQVSGFRGEIHCEGDIQKRVEADIYYLENWSFSLDCLIILRTIKHCIFPPRSAY
- a CDS encoding helix-turn-helix transcriptional regulator, whose translation is MKKTVAAKFRVEDFSEPHLVLCEIVLASGSEWTPQLPGWMVIHVSSGVGYWLHPRMNRELPTGAVVVHSDQVRGSIRASQVGELRLDFFRVEPAKLTGMVTMSDQRLLQSAAGDEKLSLRVVPPNPVFSETLKKLNAAELGNRFPVRAQLLLLFLEVFGGDFEQSRLESRAGFDASVRLRQMLNQMSASELMEMSFSELVSKTGCSARHVSRLFTEMVGVSFREKQVELRLARACELLATTDYKVVDVALESGYQSTSLFNLIFKQRFNISPAKWRDRVQRRKPARESVRRLHAAA
- a CDS encoding endo-1,3-alpha-glucanase family glycosylhydrolase, with translation MNLTTIWKRLFHWAGLLCLLAKLPSASAADPHYVFAHYMVCFATYGATVAGYEQDIKDAQAAGVDGFVLDVPEWNGPDTYYNTRTEQIFQAAEALGTHFKLLFSVEMTNTADIVAMLGTYTARSNYFYFHNKAVVSTYGQNSVDWANGVFAPLSKQGINVFFVPYFEPEPISHAQDYSNATNLLTKYTNILDGLYYFAAGTVSNMIGINDSYNQACKQYGKIFMAGYSPSYWGCNQPPTRGYIEDDGGEGTVSQWTNIIQTQPDWVEITTWNDWGESTYISPIADPSVYFPDVASPRRYSHGGFLELSRRYIAWYKTGQPPANNADALFYFYRTHSTNAVASSPTELPVTNFKGDVADIIYTTVILTAPATLQISSGPKMFTNSLPAGMTHVRVPFAPGAQKFSVTRNGTQVLSAQGPDILSAIQVYDYFPASGYTYGLPAPSNLRIVH
- a CDS encoding AAA family ATPase, producing MAEKTIILPSHTSNGNGNGNGSGANYRLTLMAPKRRYLSYLRERWWVIMVCIALTVSALFVYETVRGEKVLSYAQLYASAEMQVAAVSFFNEEALTYFGTQIELLKSAHLQNAAYQRIGYVPKPNQPPPVKLEIIQPLKTSILELEATGSDPAITQNFLQALIDEYLNYKKEARDTISQEIMQSLTDQISKKEDDLKSEQDQWAHFQKSNNIVVLDQETRSAGLYLAELNMQLAKLKLDRDLLARGLDVTQMDSPAVMSAPAVTNATGSIPAYISTNFAEQLSSDAALKSAKVQLAVTRGERDQTLAEHGETAAHRLNDEVARLERTVQILEEQNLAERKATLEDLNKRISAMETSIPTWEAKVLDMNDRLSEGERLKSSVQREQGYYDHVLSTLQNVDLGKNVQTERLAVLQRATSPEPVKRHLIIWFALAVIGGFFMALGLVFCWYLLDDRFVSVRDIKEQYGEMVLGLVPQIRVPKSRPHQALLEHGDRRHTYAESYRHLRSAILFSSFGEGRPQTLLVTSSAPGEGKTTIALNLARLLARSGLRVVLVDADARRRGLSSLLNAKDQTGMLDFLRGDADAAQVTHPTDTPGLSYVPVGTHNELTEGVFLRPRLAELLRGLREERDFVIFDGAPILASDDAAVLVPLVDAVVLVTRPFYTRSRLIRQALDMLYQRQAKCVSFIHNRARADDLAGHYEMNGVPVPARNGAA